One segment of Candidatus Nitrospira nitrosa DNA contains the following:
- the dprA gene encoding DNA-processing protein DprA, whose product MDEAFLTQWLSLQAIDGVGDRTVLKLIQAFGSSDAVLHATSGDLVAAGCSSDLADAIRRGPSAESRRQIDRQVAAVVRLKVRTLTFFDDEYPGRLKMIPDPPPLLYASGVLVPQDAVAVAIVGGRRATPVGRMITEEIAKDLSESGVTIVSGLARGIDAAAHRGALAGKGRTIAVLGCGIDRTYPSEHQTLRRTIESHGAVLSELPIGAAPQSHHFPRRNRIISGLSLGVLVSEAATDSGSLITARLALEQGRDVFAVPGSIKEEACRGSNRLIKEGAKLIESARDILDEIVPQLDARQRAMLRLERAAVDAVAPLRHEEAAVYEALSYEARSVDAVIESTGLRAAQVVATLLSLELGGRIRQLPGQQYIRT is encoded by the coding sequence ATGGACGAAGCCTTCTTGACCCAGTGGCTCTCGCTTCAAGCCATAGACGGTGTCGGGGATCGAACGGTGCTGAAGCTCATTCAGGCCTTTGGATCATCCGATGCCGTGCTGCACGCGACCAGTGGTGATTTAGTCGCGGCAGGTTGCAGCTCCGATTTGGCAGATGCTATTCGCCGGGGGCCGTCAGCGGAGAGTCGTCGGCAGATCGATCGGCAAGTCGCTGCTGTTGTGCGCCTCAAGGTGCGGACTCTCACGTTTTTTGATGACGAGTATCCCGGACGATTGAAAATGATCCCAGACCCGCCACCGCTGTTGTACGCGAGTGGAGTACTGGTGCCGCAAGATGCAGTGGCGGTGGCCATTGTAGGGGGACGACGAGCAACACCTGTCGGGAGAATGATTACGGAGGAGATTGCCAAGGACCTCTCTGAATCCGGCGTGACCATCGTGAGCGGTCTGGCGCGTGGGATCGACGCAGCGGCTCATCGTGGCGCACTCGCAGGCAAGGGACGAACGATTGCGGTCCTGGGTTGTGGCATCGATCGAACCTATCCGTCTGAACACCAGACTCTCCGGCGGACCATTGAATCGCACGGGGCCGTTCTCTCAGAGCTTCCGATAGGTGCGGCTCCTCAAAGTCACCACTTCCCACGAAGAAATCGGATCATTAGCGGGTTGTCACTCGGCGTATTGGTCAGTGAGGCAGCGACTGATAGTGGGTCATTGATCACGGCGAGACTGGCATTAGAACAGGGACGAGACGTGTTTGCGGTGCCTGGTTCCATTAAAGAGGAAGCCTGTCGGGGATCAAATCGCTTGATCAAAGAGGGGGCAAAACTCATCGAAAGCGCGCGTGACATTCTGGATGAGATTGTGCCTCAACTCGATGCGCGACAACGGGCGATGTTGCGGTTGGAGCGTGCTGCGGTCGATGCCGTGGCGCCGTTGCGTCACGAAGAGGCGGCCGTCTATGAAGCGTTATCGTATGAGGCACGGTCGGTCGATGCCGTGATTGAAAGCACCGGATTGCGGGCAGCACAAGTCGTTGCAACATTACTGTCCTTGGAGTTAGGAGGACGCATTCGTCAGTTGCCCGGTCAACAATACATCCGCACCTAG
- a CDS encoding rod shape-determining protein, with translation MGFPGDVFGWFSDDLAIDLGTATTLVYVRGKGIVLNEPSVVAVEKKSEKVLAVGAEAKKMLGRTPGNIVAVRPMKEGVIADFEMAEQMLKHFIRKAHNRSAFVRPRIIIGVPSRITQVEQRAVRDSAELAGAREVYLIEEPVAAAIGSGLPITEPSGNMVVDVGGGTTDIAVISLGGIVYSESVKVAGDRMDEAIMNYIKKKYNLLIGEHMAERIKFEIGSAYPFEERKTMMIKGRDLITGIPRTLVIDDAEIREALHEPIGTIVNAIKIALENTPPELAGDIIDRGIVLTGGGSLLKGMDTRFREETNLPIITVDDPLTSVVLGVGKILDELDLLRKVSVMSQANNLR, from the coding sequence GTGGGGTTCCCGGGAGATGTGTTCGGCTGGTTTTCCGATGACCTGGCGATCGACTTAGGGACGGCGACGACCCTTGTGTATGTTCGTGGGAAGGGGATTGTCCTCAATGAACCCTCCGTAGTCGCAGTTGAAAAGAAGAGCGAAAAAGTACTCGCCGTCGGCGCCGAAGCAAAAAAAATGCTCGGTCGCACTCCAGGGAACATCGTCGCGGTTCGGCCCATGAAGGAAGGCGTGATCGCCGATTTCGAGATGGCTGAACAAATGCTGAAGCACTTTATTCGGAAGGCCCACAACCGCAGTGCGTTTGTTCGGCCACGGATCATCATTGGTGTCCCCTCTCGGATTACGCAAGTCGAACAGCGGGCGGTTCGTGATTCAGCGGAATTGGCCGGTGCTCGGGAAGTCTACCTCATCGAGGAACCGGTTGCCGCGGCAATCGGTTCAGGGCTGCCGATCACGGAGCCATCCGGCAACATGGTCGTTGATGTGGGTGGCGGTACGACCGACATTGCGGTCATCTCGCTGGGCGGGATCGTCTATAGTGAGTCCGTCAAGGTCGCCGGCGATCGGATGGACGAAGCGATCATGAATTACATCAAGAAGAAGTACAATTTGTTGATCGGTGAACACATGGCCGAGCGGATCAAGTTTGAAATCGGGTCCGCCTATCCGTTCGAAGAGCGGAAAACCATGATGATCAAAGGACGAGATTTGATTACGGGGATTCCGCGCACATTGGTCATTGATGACGCCGAGATTCGTGAGGCGTTGCACGAGCCGATAGGAACAATTGTCAATGCCATCAAGATTGCCTTGGAAAACACTCCACCAGAACTGGCGGGAGATATCATCGATCGTGGGATCGTGCTGACCGGTGGTGGCTCCCTGTTGAAGGGAATGGATACGCGATTCCGTGAAGAAACAAACTTGCCGATCATTACGGTCGATGACCCATTGACGTCCGTGGTCTTGGGGGTCGGGAAGATTCTGGATGAATTGGATCTGCTCCGAAAAGTATCGGTCATGTCTCAAGCCAACAACCTCCGGTAA
- a CDS encoding RDD family protein: MRGEGPGSTPFDSRVYPKAHVLNRFIAKLIDLFIVVAAGEIAPPVGFLSGLTYILIADGFAGGKSIGKRLVGLQTVRVDGRGTVGFRESIIRNLPLGGAQVAYAIPYIGWLASLAILAFESFLIIGNEQGRRLGDEVARTHVLDAGQLAVPD, translated from the coding sequence TTGAGAGGGGAGGGGCCAGGCTCGACGCCGTTCGATTCCAGGGTGTACCCGAAGGCCCATGTGCTGAATCGCTTCATCGCGAAATTGATTGATCTATTCATCGTCGTCGCTGCAGGCGAAATTGCTCCTCCGGTCGGTTTTCTTTCCGGTTTGACGTACATCCTGATCGCCGATGGATTTGCGGGGGGAAAGAGCATCGGCAAACGGCTGGTTGGTTTACAAACCGTGCGCGTGGATGGCCGAGGGACCGTAGGGTTTCGAGAGTCGATCATTCGGAATCTTCCATTGGGTGGTGCGCAGGTCGCCTATGCGATTCCGTACATTGGATGGCTGGCCTCTCTGGCGATTCTCGCATTTGAAAGCTTTTTGATTATCGGGAATGAACAGGGGCGTCGCCTCGGTGATGAAGTGGCCCGGACACACGTGTTAGACGCTGGTCAACTGGCAGTTCCGGATTAA
- a CDS encoding Rne/Rng family ribonuclease translates to MGNEIAITVAREETRVAVLDGGVVTDLFGDRAKHKDFVGNIYKGRVAKVLPGMQAAFVDIGLEKAAFMHVSDLLVEAEPGDMLVEAEEDEKDSDMLRPKRQSAKPIEQLLSEGQELMVQISKGPIGTKGSRVTAYVSLPGRYLVFMPNVDHIGVSRRIPRDEERARLKEIMRRVRRQGYGYIVRTVSEGVKEDELKSDVDFLHVLWQDILTNRERLPAPALLHSDLSLSFRVVRDLFSKKVDRLWIDSREEYDALRGFVQRFSPEQTARIHLYDKDEPLFDHLGVEQEIVRALSRKVWLKSGGYLVIDHTEAMTVIDVNTGRFVGKRDQEETILRNNLEAAKEVAYQLKLRGIGGIIIVDFIDMEREKNRDKVYHALVDAMGSDKARTRISRISDLGLIEISRERVREDLLRSLSEPCRYCEGRGYTKSPTTVAYEIFREIRKIEPSADQQRIIVGAHPTVAELLQDEERYGVETLERDCAAKIIVTPDSQLHLEQYDLVVL, encoded by the coding sequence ATGGGAAATGAAATTGCGATAACGGTCGCGCGAGAAGAAACTCGTGTCGCCGTGCTTGATGGCGGGGTCGTCACGGATTTATTCGGGGACCGCGCGAAGCACAAGGATTTTGTGGGAAATATTTACAAGGGACGGGTCGCGAAGGTTTTGCCGGGTATGCAAGCTGCCTTCGTCGACATCGGGCTGGAGAAGGCAGCCTTCATGCATGTCTCGGATCTATTGGTGGAGGCGGAGCCCGGTGACATGCTGGTGGAAGCGGAAGAAGACGAAAAGGATTCCGACATGCTCAGGCCGAAACGGCAAAGTGCAAAGCCGATCGAACAGCTCTTGAGCGAGGGGCAGGAACTGATGGTGCAGATTTCAAAGGGGCCGATCGGCACCAAGGGGTCTCGAGTCACGGCCTATGTGTCGCTGCCCGGGCGATATCTCGTATTTATGCCGAACGTCGATCATATCGGTGTTTCCAGGCGGATTCCACGGGATGAGGAACGGGCCAGACTGAAAGAAATCATGCGACGGGTTCGACGGCAGGGTTACGGGTATATCGTGCGGACGGTCAGCGAAGGGGTCAAAGAAGACGAGCTCAAATCCGACGTCGATTTTCTGCATGTATTGTGGCAGGACATTTTAACGAATCGTGAACGGTTGCCTGCTCCTGCCTTGCTTCACTCGGACTTGAGCCTCAGCTTTCGTGTCGTCCGAGACTTGTTCAGCAAGAAGGTGGATCGGCTCTGGATCGATTCGCGAGAGGAATACGACGCCCTCCGGGGTTTTGTCCAGCGGTTTTCACCGGAGCAAACGGCGCGGATTCACTTGTATGACAAAGACGAGCCGTTGTTCGATCATCTTGGTGTGGAGCAGGAGATTGTCCGTGCCTTAAGCCGGAAGGTCTGGTTGAAGTCGGGCGGGTATCTGGTAATCGATCATACCGAAGCGATGACGGTGATCGACGTCAATACGGGGCGATTTGTCGGGAAGCGAGATCAGGAAGAGACGATCTTGCGGAACAATCTGGAGGCGGCCAAAGAGGTTGCCTATCAGCTGAAACTTCGTGGAATCGGTGGGATCATCATCGTCGACTTTATCGATATGGAGCGTGAAAAGAATCGGGATAAGGTCTACCATGCGCTGGTGGACGCCATGGGATCGGACAAGGCGCGAACCAGGATTTCTCGGATCTCGGATCTCGGCTTGATCGAGATTTCCCGTGAGCGTGTGCGCGAGGATCTCTTGCGCTCGTTGTCGGAGCCCTGTCGATATTGTGAAGGCCGAGGGTATACGAAGTCTCCCACGACCGTGGCCTATGAAATCTTTCGCGAGATCAGAAAAATTGAACCATCGGCCGATCAGCAACGGATCATCGTGGGGGCCCATCCGACGGTCGCTGAGTTGCTTCAAGACGAAGAGCGGTATGGTGTGGAAACGTTGGAACGCGACTGCGCTGCAAAAATCATCGTGACGCCGGATAGTCAGTTGCACCTGGAGCAATACGATCTCGTCGTGTTGTAG
- the mrdA gene encoding penicillin-binding protein 2 — translation MATAHYSETEFGDLHRRLVILRVGLLLVVALLGLRLWHLQIREGPYYRDLSENNRTRQVLLEPARGLIYDRHGVLLANNVPSFSLYVTLEDVKDRELLVKQLTDLLGLDAALVRKKLAARGSKLLPRKIKDRMTLRDATLVESHRLDLPGVMIQVESQRNYPGGMTAAHILGYVGEISGEQLEKPEFLDLHQGSVVGQYGVEKSYDRHMRGVAGQKNVEVDALGHEKRATVVDRPQAGNDLYLTIDARLQKVAEDLLGEEHGAIVALDPNSGDILAMASRPGFDPNVLSRELTAKQWVEIVQDEGRPLNNRASQGQYPPGSTFKIPMAIAALETKTMSPSSTVFCNGGYQFGKRLYHDWKAGGHGAVDLHNALVHSCDVYFYTVGQRMGIDLMAEFGKDFGLGKATGVELPSERSGIMPSTAWKQKAKNEQWLPGETISAAIGQGYVTVTPLQMASLVATVANNGVSYRPRLVQAVMDRATGNLMEMPAVPRGKLSVKPETFRLVKDALADVVTKGTATRAKSSLVTIGGKTGTAQVAALRTGPEESIPKKFRDHAWFVAFAPVESPKIAVAVIGEHMGHGGAAAAPLAKEVIETYMKLTPQVPTVTSDRPSMEGPGRFSSDS, via the coding sequence GTGGCGACAGCCCATTATTCAGAAACAGAGTTTGGGGATCTTCATCGGCGGCTAGTCATTCTCCGTGTGGGGCTTCTGTTGGTTGTGGCGCTGCTTGGGCTTCGGCTCTGGCACCTGCAGATTCGTGAAGGCCCCTATTATCGTGATCTGTCTGAAAATAACCGGACCAGGCAAGTACTGCTGGAGCCGGCTCGCGGGTTGATCTATGACCGGCATGGGGTGCTCCTGGCCAATAACGTGCCGAGCTTCAGTCTCTATGTCACATTGGAAGACGTGAAGGATCGGGAGCTTTTGGTCAAGCAGCTGACTGACCTGCTCGGTCTTGACGCCGCTCTTGTTCGGAAAAAATTGGCTGCCAGGGGGAGTAAGCTCCTTCCACGAAAGATCAAGGACCGCATGACCCTACGTGATGCCACATTGGTGGAGTCGCATCGACTTGATCTGCCCGGTGTCATGATTCAGGTGGAATCGCAGCGTAATTATCCGGGCGGTATGACGGCCGCTCACATCCTGGGCTATGTGGGAGAAATTTCCGGAGAGCAACTGGAAAAGCCGGAATTTCTTGATCTCCATCAAGGTAGTGTGGTGGGGCAGTATGGGGTGGAAAAGTCCTACGATCGCCACATGCGGGGCGTCGCCGGCCAGAAGAATGTGGAGGTCGACGCGCTCGGTCATGAGAAGAGGGCGACCGTGGTCGACAGGCCCCAGGCCGGCAATGATCTGTATTTGACCATTGATGCGAGACTTCAGAAGGTGGCCGAAGATCTGCTCGGCGAAGAGCATGGGGCCATTGTCGCGCTCGATCCGAACAGCGGGGATATTCTGGCCATGGCCAGTCGTCCCGGCTTTGATCCCAATGTCCTCTCACGAGAACTCACCGCGAAACAGTGGGTAGAAATCGTTCAAGATGAGGGGCGTCCGCTGAACAATCGTGCCTCACAGGGGCAGTATCCGCCTGGCTCGACCTTCAAGATTCCGATGGCCATTGCCGCCTTGGAAACGAAGACCATGTCACCATCCAGCACCGTCTTTTGCAATGGGGGCTATCAGTTCGGGAAACGGCTCTACCATGACTGGAAGGCTGGTGGACATGGGGCCGTTGATCTCCACAACGCGTTGGTCCATTCCTGTGATGTGTACTTTTATACGGTCGGGCAACGAATGGGGATCGATCTGATGGCGGAGTTCGGTAAGGATTTCGGCCTTGGGAAAGCGACCGGGGTGGAGTTGCCATCGGAGCGATCAGGCATCATGCCGTCGACGGCATGGAAGCAAAAGGCCAAGAATGAGCAGTGGTTACCGGGCGAAACCATTTCAGCCGCGATTGGGCAAGGCTATGTCACGGTGACGCCGTTGCAGATGGCGAGTTTAGTCGCTACGGTTGCCAATAACGGTGTCAGTTACCGCCCTCGACTGGTCCAGGCAGTGATGGACCGAGCGACCGGGAATCTGATGGAGATGCCGGCGGTTCCTCGTGGGAAACTTTCCGTGAAGCCGGAAACCTTCCGGCTCGTCAAAGATGCGCTTGCCGATGTTGTGACGAAGGGGACGGCGACGCGAGCGAAGTCGTCACTGGTGACAATTGGTGGAAAAACCGGTACAGCGCAGGTGGCGGCCCTTCGCACTGGGCCTGAGGAAAGTATTCCGAAAAAATTCAGAGACCATGCGTGGTTTGTGGCTTTTGCACCGGTCGAGTCACCCAAGATCGCGGTGGCGGTGATCGGCGAGCACATGGGGCACGGGGGGGCAGCGGCAGCTCCGCTGGCAAAGGAAGTCATCGAAACCTATATGAAGCTCACGCCCCAGGTACCAACGGTCACCTCGGATCGTCCCAGCATGGAAGGACCAGGGCGTTTCTCAAGCGACTCATGA
- a CDS encoding SurA N-terminal domain-containing protein — protein MIKTMRDASHNYPWLLKSIMGILAIAFVITMGWWGFGEQTGGPVAKVGEQSVSLDEFKRTYENMHRIYKDNVKTEFKDEEFKDFVMGQLVDSRVWIIAAQEMGVRVSDADLRELIMQTPVFQKNGAFDPELYKRILAANHLTPAAFESIQHQEVLANKARMIVRDSVALTPEEIAEGQSLMTRPADGNDPAKMAEAKQRVLDDMLLQKQQRALVSFQQSMKAKIPITIRREML, from the coding sequence ATGATTAAGACAATGCGAGATGCATCACACAACTATCCTTGGCTGTTGAAGTCCATCATGGGGATCCTAGCCATTGCGTTCGTCATTACGATGGGCTGGTGGGGATTCGGTGAACAGACTGGTGGACCGGTGGCGAAAGTCGGCGAACAATCGGTTTCACTGGATGAGTTTAAGCGCACCTACGAGAATATGCACCGTATCTACAAAGACAATGTCAAGACCGAGTTCAAAGATGAGGAGTTCAAGGACTTCGTCATGGGTCAACTCGTCGACAGCCGCGTATGGATCATCGCCGCCCAAGAGATGGGTGTGCGGGTGTCCGACGCCGACTTGCGTGAGTTGATCATGCAAACACCGGTCTTTCAAAAAAACGGTGCCTTCGACCCAGAGCTCTACAAGCGTATCCTCGCCGCCAATCACCTCACCCCAGCGGCCTTCGAGTCGATCCAACACCAGGAAGTCTTAGCCAACAAGGCGCGCATGATCGTCCGAGATTCAGTCGCACTGACGCCTGAGGAAATCGCCGAAGGGCAGTCGCTCATGACCCGCCCCGCGGATGGTAACGACCCTGCAAAGATGGCGGAGGCCAAACAACGAGTGCTGGATGACATGCTGTTGCAGAAACAGCAACGTGCATTGGTCTCATTTCAGCAATCGATGAAAGCGAAGATCCCGATCACGATCCGGAGGGAGATGCTGTAA
- the mreC gene encoding rod shape-determining protein MreC — protein MWMVNLRVTSNARRVALVLAVVLILSFLLLPGQLQSVFQGVGGPLGWIISWPLSVVAGVHDRIAGVWGSYVALQGMEEENRQLKREMELLKEQNVQLRESAAATERLATLLEFKKQALPTLIAAQVIGRDTGNWYKTIIVDKGASDGIQPDQGVITPAGVVGRIVKTTASTAVVLLVTDPNNAIAGLIQRTRDEGIVEGTTQGQARLKYIPLLSGARPGDRVVTSGLVEGFPRGLAIGTITRIDKEEEALFQSAELTPEVDPSRIEEVLVIQSSVVPTEKERLSMPRPKP, from the coding sequence ATGTGGATGGTTAATTTACGCGTGACGTCCAATGCCAGACGTGTGGCCCTCGTTCTTGCCGTCGTTCTGATCCTCAGCTTTTTGCTTCTGCCAGGCCAACTCCAAAGTGTGTTTCAAGGTGTGGGTGGTCCGCTCGGATGGATCATCAGTTGGCCGTTGAGTGTCGTTGCCGGGGTTCATGATCGGATTGCTGGAGTGTGGGGTAGCTATGTCGCGCTCCAGGGGATGGAAGAAGAGAATCGACAATTGAAACGAGAGATGGAACTGCTGAAAGAGCAGAATGTCCAACTGCGAGAGTCTGCCGCAGCCACCGAGCGACTGGCGACCCTGCTGGAGTTCAAAAAACAAGCTCTTCCCACACTCATCGCGGCCCAAGTGATCGGTCGTGATACCGGCAATTGGTACAAGACGATCATCGTGGATAAGGGAGCGTCCGACGGGATTCAGCCTGATCAGGGCGTAATTACTCCCGCAGGAGTTGTTGGGCGGATTGTCAAAACGACGGCGTCCACTGCTGTGGTGTTATTGGTAACGGACCCGAACAATGCGATTGCGGGATTGATCCAGCGCACCAGGGACGAGGGAATTGTCGAAGGGACGACCCAAGGGCAGGCACGCCTGAAGTATATCCCGCTCCTATCGGGTGCACGGCCCGGTGATCGAGTGGTCACCTCAGGATTGGTTGAAGGGTTTCCACGAGGGCTCGCGATCGGGACGATCACAAGAATTGATAAAGAAGAGGAAGCCCTGTTCCAGTCTGCGGAGCTGACGCCTGAGGTTGATCCCAGCCGGATTGAAGAGGTCCTCGTCATCCAGTCTTCTGTGGTGCCGACAGAAAAAGAACGATTGAGTATGCCAAGGCCGAAGCCATGA
- the rodA gene encoding rod shape-determining protein RodA produces the protein MINRLTEHRELDSFDIRYVGLILAILGIGVLSIYSVTYGQRGVGTPYYLKQLIWIGVGAAAFLIMWASDYHHLARFAYPAYAAILVMLVVVLFEGRTSKGAQRWIALGPLSFQPSEFAKLILVLVLAHYYSKAPRVGWLQRVIVPGLLVLPGLLLILKQPDLGSGLSFVAVYAAMLLMVGVRSQALGVILLFSIMLFPFAWEGVWGSLHDYQRQRIMAFVDQDYDPGGKGYHALQSRIAIGSGELLGKGLYGGTQSQLKFLPEGHTDFVFAVFAEEWGFMGVLVLLALFVGLIWLSLEIASKAKDQLGTLLAAGIVAMLCFCVVVNIGMTAGMFPIVGIPLPLVSYGGSATIMTMAALGLLLNVKRKRLSLFY, from the coding sequence ATGATCAATCGATTGACCGAACATCGTGAACTCGATAGTTTCGACATCCGCTACGTTGGGTTGATTCTCGCCATTCTCGGGATCGGCGTCCTCTCGATTTACAGTGTGACCTATGGGCAGCGTGGCGTCGGGACGCCGTACTATCTCAAGCAACTCATCTGGATCGGGGTCGGCGCGGCAGCGTTCCTCATCATGTGGGCGTCGGATTATCACCACCTTGCGCGGTTCGCCTATCCAGCCTATGCCGCGATCTTGGTGATGCTGGTCGTCGTCTTGTTCGAGGGGCGAACGAGCAAGGGGGCTCAACGCTGGATCGCCTTGGGTCCGTTGAGTTTCCAACCGTCGGAGTTCGCCAAGCTCATCCTCGTATTGGTACTGGCCCACTACTATTCGAAGGCACCGAGGGTCGGGTGGTTACAGCGAGTGATCGTCCCCGGGCTTTTGGTGCTGCCTGGTCTGCTCCTTATCTTGAAACAGCCGGATTTGGGCAGCGGGCTGAGCTTTGTCGCGGTCTATGCAGCGATGTTACTCATGGTCGGAGTTCGGTCACAAGCTTTAGGGGTAATTCTATTGTTTTCGATCATGTTGTTCCCTTTTGCCTGGGAAGGGGTCTGGGGGTCCTTGCATGATTACCAACGACAGCGCATTATGGCGTTCGTTGACCAAGACTATGATCCAGGTGGCAAGGGCTACCATGCGCTGCAATCGAGAATCGCCATTGGATCAGGAGAACTATTGGGTAAGGGGCTCTACGGCGGGACCCAAAGCCAGCTGAAGTTTTTGCCGGAAGGGCATACTGACTTCGTGTTTGCCGTATTCGCTGAAGAATGGGGATTCATGGGTGTGCTGGTGTTGTTGGCGTTGTTTGTTGGGTTGATCTGGCTCTCGTTGGAAATTGCGTCCAAAGCCAAGGACCAGTTGGGAACGTTGCTCGCTGCAGGGATTGTGGCCATGCTCTGTTTTTGCGTGGTGGTGAATATCGGGATGACGGCAGGCATGTTCCCGATCGTCGGTATTCCTTTGCCGCTTGTGAGCTATGGAGGGAGTGCCACGATTATGACCATGGCAGCCTTGGGCTTGCTGTTGAATGTCAAACGTAAGCGGTTAAGTTTATTTTATTGA